One Salvia miltiorrhiza cultivar Shanhuang (shh) chromosome 6, IMPLAD_Smil_shh, whole genome shotgun sequence genomic window, CGAAAGAGGAGATGGACTAGCAATAGAAaggtaaaagaaaaaaagttactGGACTGAATTCATTCTTCAAGTATTGCATCTACTACCATCGCCTTTTACATTGTCAGATCATGAATGAATGTTGTAGTAAATTCTTGCAGCTGGAGAACACTCTGTACATTCCTTCGGAAATGCAGTATTAGTTGGATATGGAATACAAAATCTATGCATTCTTAATTCTatatattattttcaataataattattgcatTAAATGCAATTTGTGAATTTATTCATGACATTTATGTAGATaagttattatatttaatttgtacaCTTTTTCATGAAtatttatgtataaattattgTGTCGTCATATTTTCTATTAATTGATCAGAACAtacataattttcattttatccATCATCCAAGATTTATTCTctatattttgaaataatatattgaattttgaattttattgtCCACGTGAAGTTTATGTCGTTATATCTAATAAAATGTTTGATTATATAAAACCACTAAATATTTGTGAACAGTGTGATCAAAATTAGTTGATTGTTCTAATAAAATTTACTtgtccctaaaaaaaaaaaagaaaattatattttgtagTAATCATTCTATATAATGTGAACACAACTTTTTTAGATAATCAATCAAGTCTGTGAACTACAAACTTATTTTTACTTATTATAATAcactaaattttaaataaaacataaagtaGTGACGCGCATAGCGTGGGAAATATATTAAagaatacatatataaattaattatatattacttAATTATTGTTTGATAACGGCTAACATGGTACAGACAAAGTCATACTATCTGCGTCTGCgatatcatttttatatttgtcGTTTCGGTCCGTCCGTAATATCGttttcacttccatttataaaaataggatCCATAAATTTTCACTCGTAGGACTCAAACTCAACCCACTACAATATCTACTATTATCTACTATCATCCATCCCTTTTTTAAAATTTGCAGTCGTCCacaatatagaaaatatatcgCAGCGTGAGGGAGTATAATTGACCCATTTACTATAATAAATAGATATGCTTTtggttataaaattaaaatgatgtCATCACAAGTCCTCGCTGGAATGATTAGTGACAGATTTTAATTGAAGtcgatttctttttttttttgtttatggGTCCGCTAGTAATTGACGTTATTTAAATAGATGAGTACTAGATAGGTAATGAATTTTATATTATCTGAAGCCATTTACAGGGCCTTTAATCTTCACCGTGAAATTATATGCGACGATCAAGTTATAATGTCTGTAAACTATTACTGTGATTTGTGCTAGTGTTATACTTTAAGCATTTTAAAATCAATATCTGAATGCGCGCAGAAGCATACCGATCTCATCACCTCACTCGCAGCAAATGCATAGATTTCTGCGAAAATCTGTCttaaaatgaaggaaaaatcaTGGGCTTGCACTCTCATCACGCAGCTATCTCTCTGCGTTGTAGCTTACGTAGCCATAAATATTGAGAAATTTACTCCTCGAAGCATCTCAAACCAAGGCAACAGGCAGAATGATGTGTATTTTATGAGTGTTGCTGGCGGCTTTAGACCTGTTGAAGAACAAACCCTATTGCTCCAACAGGTTTGATTGTATTATCTTTTGTGGGTTTCGCATTTCTTGGTAAAGATtggttttttatttgtttttcaaGCGTTTCTTGGCCTTCTGGGATTCAGTTTGGTTTTTGATTAATTGATTTTGTATGGTGGACGTTGATTTTATTATCTgtacaagaaaaaaaatatatatatatatatttattatttaaatcatGCAACTTCAGCTCATAAGTATTGCTATTATCTACTTAGAGGCCCTGTGGTAACTGTAATCTTGATGTTGATGAAGATGGTGAAGGTACAGAAGACATACAAAGTGCTTTTTGTAGTGGAATTTAGTGAGCTTGGTGAATCCGATCCACTCCTGCAAAATGTGAGATCCGTTCTAACTGTTCagaaaatctgaaaatttgTGTGATCTTCAACTTTTTAAATTCATCTACTCTATATGCTGAGGTTATGTttcattaatatattatttcaaGACAGTTCATAAATTGGACAAGATATTTAACTTTCCAAGTGGTAGTTGTATTGCTTCTTCTTAATGCCATCGAGAAGGAAATGGTTTTTCCTTTTCCACTTGCTTTAGTGATCCATTTTTGTGTTCATCTGACATGATTTGTGGAATAGGTTAATACACAATAATTGGTTACTTCATCTAATCATGCTATGCTCTCTTGTTTGATGCTGTTGAAATAATTGTTTTCATAAGCAAATTTAAAGCCTTTGAAGTAATTCTGTTTTTCGTTATTTCATATCAGCAAGGAAATGATATGCATTTGTTAACAGGCAACACTGTATCCTGCGCTACAAAATATACCCTGGTATGCCATTTCTTGCTAGCACTAATTATGCTGTTGTTTGGGCATTATGTTACTTTGAAGTTCTACCTTCTTGATTCCGCATCTGCACTTCGAAACTGTAGGTACAATTCTGGGGCTTTAACAGGAGAAGGGAAAACATACTTCTCAAAGAAAATTGAAGTTCCTCATGGACAAACTATAGACATTATCGCGTTGGATACTGTATTATTAAAGGTCGGGGGCATGTTTCGTAAGTGTCTTGATTATGCACTTCAGTAGTTTCTCTTTTTTGTTTTCCCAAACagctttctttgtgcttctagtAAGTCCTGTTTTGCTTAAGTGGGAGATATGTTTTGTCATTTGCATCATTTTGCTTTATGCATATTCCAATGGAACATCCTTTGGAAATCCTGTTATGTCTATGTGAAACCTAAATCTTGCATCTTGAAAAGAAACTGTATGATCCCTTGATGAGATTATGATTACTACTTCAAGTTACGTCATCTGTGTGCGTTTGATTCCTTTGTGCTTCGGCCTTCATTAGTCGGGCATCTATTGGACAAAAATAAGCATGCTGTGTTTTTTGACATTCATTGAGAAAAGTCTATTTCTGTTGAACTGTTGCAGGAAATTCTGAAACCCAACTAGCACTTTCACTATGGTCCTCAAACATAATACTCGAAAACTTTAgatatttatgaattatatCAAGCTACACCACAATACCACATCCATTCACTTCTCCTTGGCCAAGAAGGTTTTCCCTCCACACCATCACCAATGTTATTTAAGACACGATAACATTATCTATACGGGAGCAATAAAGATATGCGACCTCTGTGGCTAGAACAGTTGGGATGTGCTTGCTGTCTTTGTAGACGAGTCTTTGTCGTTGAGATATGTCCATTCAATATGCCTATATGGAAATGTGTCAATAGCTAAGATTTATTTGGTTGCTGTTAGCTATTATGAACCAACAAAGCAGCTTCAACCAGTATGATCAGAGAAGTTCACATGTATTTTTCCGTTGAATAAACATTCAGCTGATTCTCCGGTCTCTTGGCATCTCTAGCTTGTTGAAAAATGATGTAATTTTATCAGTATAAAAAAATTCTTTATCTATTCTACTGGTATGATTAAAGAAGCTTGAGATAAATTACCAAGACTGTTTAGATAGAGATAAATAAGTGCTGGATAGTTACATGATTCTAATGTGCCATCTTACATCTTCTCTTGCTTCTTTTCTGATAAAGATGCCTCGTGGTTCTCATTTTTATCTTgttagtcattaaattctttattAGTAATCCTAAAACATTATCGACTCATGATTTTAGGATCAATCTACTGCACTTGGAAACGATCAGATCGCGTGGTTGACAAAGACCCTAAACGAAAGCAACAGCGACTGGTAATTTTGTAACGCGTCActgaaattttctttttttctgctTGTATATCCTTGTTACAGGCGAAGAAATCTGTTGATCGGATGCATTATTCTAATACAGGAAAATTGTAGTTGGACTCCACCAATTGATCTCTTCTGATTTCAACATCTTGAAAGTAAAGGAAACCCGTTTCGAGCCTGTGTGGAACATATTACTGCAATATGGAGTGGTAAGCAACAGATGAAAGCAAAATCTTTGTATGTTGTTTCTCTTTTTCCAGTGATTTATATACCATTATTAACCCTCCCTTAGAAATGGCtgaaaaaatgagaatttattTTCCTTAGGATGTATACATGAGCTCAAAAACTTGTGAAGACAACACCAAGGATAAAGCTATATATCTTACTGCCATGAATCATAATGTGGTTTCCAAAGAGTGAGTGGTTTACTCTTCTTCCCTTTGTGTTAGCTTTCACACATCTATTATCGCTGTTCGCAACCTTCTTTACGTTGCTTCGCTTCCAGGGCAACGGGTGGCGGGTTCCTTCTCCATCGGGTCAGCTCGTTGGAAATGGTGAGTGGAGATTTGCTGCAaccttgtatttttttttaggcAAAAATGGAGATTGGTGACAGTTGCTCCTAATTGTTGCAGCTTATGTTCATGGTTAAGTTGAGTGGAGAAGTTGAGCACAGATTCTCCTTCCAACAAAGGGGTAGAGCAGCCATCTAGTCTAGTCTTCATTTTCTCCTATGTTTCTaaacaactagaatttttctgTCTTGTTTTTTGCACATTCATTAGGCCCCAGCTCTGTTGATTTTGTATCTTGTTCAATTTAGAGTGTACCTTGAAATTGTTCGCAACAAAACGAGGTCTATTATAAATGACAAGTTGATTCAAGTTGTATCCACGAAGATAACTTAGGTACGTACTAAAAGCAAATAGATTTAAACATTATGGGTgagttctctttggttgtaaatttatcatgagaaaatgagggataaacaaaatttcaccctttaaatccttctttttttttccacattttcTACTTGACCTTTACTCATtgctcatttacactacaaaagagggataatattataaatgaggaatgagtaagagtctcttttgtagtgtaaatgaggaatgagtaagggtcaagtaggaaatgtgagaaaagaaatgaatgatttaaagggtgaaattttatttatcccttcttttttcatgataaatttacaattaaagagAACGCTTGAACGCACCTATATGTAAATGATCATGTATAGACTATAGCAATGATAAATAAAGTCAAACAATTAAATGAAGCAATTAAAAATGCATGTACAACAGTACAAGGTATAAAAGCGAGTCTAGGGTCACGATTCTTTACTTTGAGagaaataaattaacaataagTAACACAATTGATAACTTTTGTATTAGTGAATTGAGCAAATTGATATTTAGAGTAAAGCAAATTAAATTGCAATAACaaattgataattaaattacaaatttatttttgatcaaATTTAACTCCAATTAAACAACCacttgaaaattgaaaaaggtAAGGAAATAAACAAGTTATCGCACTCTTCTACTCATGGACGGCTCTGATCAATTATTCCTATCCAATGGCTCTTCTTATTTGTGTCTTTGACTTCCCTCTTTGTTTCTAACGCAGACACCCATCAATTCATCGTTTCCTTCGAGATCCTTCTTTTATCCTGcttgagccctaattccccttcTCTCTCGTATGCATCTTCAATTCCAGAGTTTGTGGAAACGCAACAATTTCAAAACCTGATAAAGAAACGCAAAAATGCATTTGGTTTTGCAGTATCTGTACTGTTGTAGTGTGGTTGGAAATGCATGAAACCTCTCACTAAAATCCCAAGTCGGAAATGAGGGAAGCGGAGAGGCTCGGTAGCTGGTAGTTGCCCCTCTCTGTTTGCCGATGATTTCCCCTAATTTCATCAAagtgaatagaatcaccctttatATTTATACCACAGTCAGCCAGCTGGATTTATCCAGTGTGTGCGAGATTGTGTGTATAGCAAGCATTCAAGCAAAACTATGCTTCATTACGTACTGCCTTCTTGATCTCTGTCTGTCTGTAACGCTAGGATTCCAGTTCATTTGAGGCTGTGATGATGAGTTTCTCTGAGTTGGGTCGGGCATGGAGGCGGATCTGACCCGTATCTTGGCGGGGCAAACCCGGAGGGCATTACTATCTCTCTAGATCTCATGCAACCGGGTTTTGCAGCCATGGCGGCGACTCCTCTTGCCTGTGCTTCGGTTTTTCCAGATCTGAGCCTCACTGCTAATTTGTTTTcccatattttttttcttttactcttTTTCTCTCGTTGCTTTTGTTATATCCggaataaaaatttaatagtaatatacttattatattttcttttttgagaggGGAGTAAGCTACGATTTTATTCCAACTTATTAGAATGTACGAAATAATTTGGAAGTTTTTTTTGAAGTTAAATAATTTGGAAGTTTAAAACCATAAAACTGTACTCAAAGTTTGAtttcttataaataaaatagtCAAAAATAATGAAGTGACAAAAAAACcataagaaaaaaatagaattagaAGAAAAATTGCAGGTATTTAATTGGAGTAATAAACTAATCAATAAAATTGAATACTAAAATTTTTGATTTTACGAAAATGCCCTCACTAGGCATTGTGAATAAGTAGAGGTATCGAACAAGAAAAATTTGTACCGAAATTCCAACTTGAAGAATGAGGCAAGCAAAGAGGTTCCATCTCTGCTTGCCGATGATTTCAATTTTAAAGTTGGGACACCCTTTGAATAACAACTGTAGatcgacagcagcagcagcagatttATGCGGGGCACGGAGATGGATCCGACCCGTAACTTGGCTGGGCAAACCCAGATGGCATCTATTGATGCAACTGGGCTTTGCAGCCATGGCGGTGACTCCATTTCTGCTGCCCGTTGGTATAGATCTGAGCCACATCTTTCTGTCCTTCGCCTTTTCAATTACTATgatttttcatgtttttttttttaatttaattttttttttatgttgagtTAACAACTCTTTTTTCAGCTCTGTTTAATGTTAATAATGTGCATTTGATATTATTAAAAAGAAAGTAATGTTTAAGTTAGTGAAGTGGTCGACGGGCATGGCGCATTGCTCTTCCTTGGAACTGTGCACTTCGTTGGAAATATAAAAAGCTGCCTCTGAAAATATAAATGCAGAGGCGGTTCCCTTTGTACAAAAAACAGAAGAAGAAGCAATTTCAAGATAAAATTCACGAGAAAGGGGAATGCATTGTGAGAAATAATAGTAACCTCTCAAAAGTTTTAATGGATGATTGATGAGGAATTTGGGgtgaataattaaattattactacccaaataattaaatttattttagagaaattatagtttataattaaaaaaattactggaattaattttagataatctatctatatatatataaaagcaaaataaatcatatcctacgtggcgtcgtataatcacttcattctaattttcctcaattctcattcattcttattaaATTAATGTTTATTAATATGTTTTTAGtatttaacttttaattaatattggtctcaatattttattattaatttcgtaattttagagatgggctcaATCATATATTTCCGGATTCGGTTTTGTTTGTTAATTACTAATTAGGTTTactaatattaaattaatatccGGAGTAACATTTTTCAGtatttaacttttaattaatattggtctcaatattttattattaatttcgtaATTTTATTCGCCAAAACTCCTATATTTAATTGCATAAGATAATTTCTAATATGACATGAATAATTTATTGTCCTTATTCGAAATGTACATTTAAAAGTCATtggtaaaatataaatttgaggTATTTAAAACTTTGAGCTCAAGAACATtcacaacaaaataaattttatttaacgTGGCATCATaaatcactctattctaattttcctcaattctcattcattcttatttctttctaaatttttaatcaataattttccatatctaataaatatagataattgaacaaaaataaaatcaaatttaacacTAATTAGATGATGACTAATATATGCTAGAACTCCTCTTGAATTAAAACTCTAAATATTCGAACCTATCatgataaattttatttttaatcaaccattaattaaattcaattattaaCATGCATTTCATCAACATCACCTCAACTATTCTTTTCGAAAATATTCGAACCTATCATGATGTTAATTTTTTAATCAACAATTTTCCATATCTAATAAATGAAGATAATTGAAcgaaaataaaatcaaatttaacacTCATGTTTAAAATAATTTCAGGTGCGGTCTTAGTGAAGATTTCAACAATAACACCATAGCTGATATTTCCAACGTTAGTCGAAACGTAATAAGTGAAGAATGGTTGAAATATTCTTTAGTGAAAACAATTAAGGAGATAAAAATGTTAGACGATGACTAATATATGCTAGAACTCCTCTTGAATTAAAACTCTAAATATTCGAACCTATCatgataaattttatttttaatcaaccattaattaaattcaattattaaCATGTATTTGATCAACATCACCTCAACTACTCTTTTCTGAAATATTCGAACCTATCATGATGTTAattttttaatcaacaaatttccATATCTAACAAATGAGTATAATTGAACGAAATAGAATCAAATTTAACactcatatttaaaataatcTCAGGTGCGGTCTTAGTGAAGATTCCAACAATAACACCATAGCTGATATTTCCAACGTTAGTTGAGAAGTAAAAAGTGAAGAATGGTTGAAACCTGCTTTAGTGAAAACAATTAAGGAGATAAAAAACTTCGaggtaattttaaatttgcaatacatattttaaatatttcaaaattagaaaataattatcTTCCAATTTATAGAGTGGAAACTATATCTACAAAGGTTATACGCGATGCAACAAATCCTATTATAGCTATAGTGAAAAACACATACCATAATGTGATGAATAATACATTTGATCCAGAAATGTTTAAGAATATAGCAATCTTGGCCCCcaccaatgagatggttgatacgATCAATGATTACATCATGTCTCTAATGTCTACCAAGGAAAGGGTTTACCTAAGTTTAAACAGTATttgcaaagaagatggacaaGTGGACCTCGATGAACAGGTATTCTCGATTGAATATCTCAACAcaatcaagtgttcaggattgtcaagtcatgaaattaaattgaaatagaGATGCATAATCATGCTTATCAGAAATATTGATCCatctaatgagctttgcaatAACACTAGGCTGATAGTAACTCAGCTTGGGAAACGCGTAATTGAAGGCAAactcatttcaagaaaaaatacGAGCAAGAAGTTTCATATAGCTAGAATGATTATAATTATGAGTCCATCAaatttcactaaattttcaattcggTTTCAGATAAGGCAATTACATGTGAATGTTTATTTTACTATAAAAGTTAGggacaatctctttcaaatgtaggattatacctactgaaatcagtttttaGTCATGGACAATTTTCAGGGACGTACCAAgcaattgtttaattatttgataatgtatATTCTGGGTTTCAAAATTGCATATTacatataatgattttttaataaaaaatcaggaaaatacaaaaatttttGGAGAATGGATACTTAAAGTACTGATGAAAGTCTTGGTGATGGAGAATCTGATGTGATATTATCAGAAGATATTCTTATACGAGATGCAACAAATCTTATTGTAACTATAGtggatattttattaaaaatacctcattcagtattttattttaatgaaataaaattgaaaaataaaaaattatactcactccgtccccaaaataagttcctctttggggacgacacgggttttaaggaaaagtggtaaaatatattgatagtggagaaaaatatgttataattagtattgagagtggtgacaagatgaaaaagtgttataattagtattgagagtggtgaaaaagtgaaaagtaagaataaataaagtattattagtggtggggtagttgtccaaaaatggaaagaaagaaagaggaacttatttggggacgtcccaaaaaggaaaaagaggaacttattttagggacggagagagtattaaataattttataaatttatataataataaattttcgtCGAATTTCGATTATTATTCCcctcgaatttcgacgggttacttGCTAGTAAtagtagaaaatgaaaaagtacAGGGCTTTATGCGTATCGAGTTTGTTCAGCGACGCGATCTAGAAATCCAAATACCAACCCGACCCTATCCGACCCGACCAATTTTCCGAATAAAAGTTGGGAATCTCACCAAAATTTCTGTAAAAATCCCAACTCGAATAATGAGGCGAAAGAGGTAGGATTTTTCCGGGGTAGTTTCCCCTCTTCTCTCGCCGATGATTTCTCTCGTCTGAGACAACAACCCCTTTTACCGTTGCCCGAGTCGACTCGACTCGCTGCGCGactcatcataatcatcattcCTCAAACGCAATAATAACCTCGCAATTTTTTGCGACTTTCAACTGCAATCAGTATCCAACAATCAGTCTTTTTGGTTTTCAGTGTGGTATAATGAAGCGTGGAATAGTTGGTCCGGATGTTTGTGGAGGCGGTGATGCTGAAAATTGTTTGAGTTGGGTCGGGCATGGGGATAGAATACGGCCCGTATCTTGGCGGGGCAAACTCGGACGGCATGGGACTGCGCCGAGTTTTTGCAGCCATGGCGGTGCCTCTATCTCCTGCCTGCCGGTCTGAGCCTCGTAGCTTTCTCGTTTTAATCATGATTTTTCCACTGTGATTTCATGTTTTGATTCGATTTTCAgtggttattattattaattattaaaaaaaatagttcaaaacttttattttaggtgatttttaattcaaatttataaaaattacaaatatagtTTGAATTTATCTTTATTagtagtattaaatttataCCTCAAGTTTAAATTGCAATTAATTAAGCTGTGACATGGTTCGctaaaaattaatttgttaattattaaattacatTAGAATTTTCATCTCCACAATAGCTCCCAAATGtgaattttatatttgtaattttataaattgagcAATAAATTTTATACAGCAGTTTCAGTTTATTGAAATTTTCTAAATTGAGCAATAAACTAAATTTAAGTTATACTTGTaatttttacaaattaaaattttaaaataatactctctgTCTGGTGAATCAAgtaaccaacacctaatctagaAAGCGATAAACATAGACTATACCTAGTGTGAATGATCGGAGAAGGCAAAGTAAACAATCGGAAAGCTTAGAATCGGAGAAAAGTAGCTGTTGTATTGAAAATAAGAGATAACGTAAATACAATGCACGAGCTCAgggcctatttatagattacataggagggcaaaatagtaaaatcaatGATAAGG contains:
- the LOC130988112 gene encoding uncharacterized protein LOC130988112, encoding MKEKSWACTLITQLSLCVVAYVAINIEKFTPRSISNQGNRQNDVYFMSVAGGFRPVEEQTLLLQQMVKVQKTYKVLFVVEFSELGESDPLLQNATLYPALQNIPWYNSGALTGEGKTYFSKKIEVPHGQTIDIIALDTVLLKDQSTALGNDQIAWLTKTLNESNSDWKIVVGLHQLISSDFNILKVKETRFEPVWNILLQYGVDVYMSSKTCEDNTKDKAIYLTAMNHNVVSKEATGGGFLLHRVSSLEMLMFMVKLSGEVEHRFSFQQRGRAAI